A single Phragmites australis chromosome 4, lpPhrAust1.1, whole genome shotgun sequence DNA region contains:
- the LOC133914695 gene encoding RNA polymerase II degradation factor 1-like translates to MGTKPNSQPQQEDQPQAQTTTPQQQQPHKKQVRRRLHTSRPYQERLLNMAEARREIVTALKIHRASMRQSKEQLQQQQQQLMQLQLQQRQEVHVVQEQIQAATRASAPMSYASSYSDYLYNSPFAHFTAPSSYSSPVTTYHTPVAPMVDSEHDLDHSLVHLPAHPLGLNLSFQGFNSAVGDDTNNSTCSFDPPLLQPSPTSSYSAYSSPSMTMTSHGLSAVTTENTSLAADSSLHRVLDDEEMAAIHSIGEQHDIEWSDTMNLVTSAWWSKLLESIEGKGNGTFEQEAGGAANTMEDPLVDMPGWFNDSLGHQANKESNSDVLGMHSNDYYHHNEDVSLPQMDIGEIEGWDLEWFS, encoded by the exons ATGGGCACCAAACCAAATAGCCAACCACAACAAGAAGATCAGCCACAAGCCCAAACAACAAcaccacagcagcagcagccacacaAGAAGCAGGTAAGGAGGAGGCTGCATACAAGCAGACCATACCAGGAGAGGCTGCTCAACATGGCAGAGGCCAGGAGAGAGATTGTCACAGCTCTCAAGATCCATAGGGCCTCCATGAGACAATCCAAAGAGCAActgcagcaacagcaacaacaatTGATGCAACTGCAGCTGCAGCAACGACAAGAGGTTCATGTAGTGCAAGAGCAAATCCAGGCAGCAACTAGAGCTTCTGCGCCTATGAGCTACGCTTCTTCCTACTCAGATTACTTGTACAACTCCCCATTTGCACATTTCACTGCTCCTAGTAGCTATTCATCCCCAGTCACTACTTACCACACACCAGTTGCGCCCATGGTTGATTCTGAGCATGATTTAGATCACAGCTTGGTCCATCTTCCTGCACATCCATTAGGGCTAAACCTTAGCTTTCAGGGTTTCAATAGTGCTGTTGGTGATGATACCAACAACAGTACTTGTTCTTTCGATCCTCCATTACTCCAACCATCACCTACTTCCTCCTACTCGGCCTACTCCTCTCCGTCGATGACGATGACGAGCCACGGCCTGTCAGCCGTCACCACGGAGAACACTTCACTGGCAGCAGATTCATCACTGCACCGAGTGCTGGATGACGAGGAGATGGCGGCAATCCACTCGATCGGGGAGCAGCACGACATCGAGTGGAGCGACACCATGAACCTGGTCACATCGGCATGGTGGAGCAAGCTGCTTGAGAGCATCGAAGGCAAAGGCAACGGCACATTCGAACAGGAGGCCGGAGGCGCTGCAAACACGATGGAGGATCCGTTGGTGGACATGCCCGGTTGGTTTAACGACAGCCTTGGCCATCAGGCTAACAAAGAAAGCAACTCTGACGTCCTCGGGATGCATTCGAATGACTACTACCATCACAACGAAGATGTCTCTTTGCCCCA GATGGATATAGGAGAAATCGAAGGATGGGACTTGGAATGGTTCTCTTGA
- the LOC133915972 gene encoding 3-oxoacyl-[acyl-carrier-protein] synthase II, chloroplastic-like has translation MAAVAPPLCTWLVAACLSAACGADDKEKQRRHRVGGVGGLFGSRRRLGACRRGGARSGMAMAIALHPERGAVENKKNDIKRRVVVTGMGVVTPLGHDPDEFYNNLLQGLSGISEIEAFDCSNYPTRIAGEIKSFSTDGWVAPKLARRMDKFMQYLVTAGKKALENAGITEEIMNDLEKSRCGILIGSAMGGMKVFSDAIEALRVSYKKMNPFCVPFATTNMGSAILAMDLGWMGPNYSISTACATSNFCILNAANHIRKGETDVMLCGGSDAPIIPIGLGGFVACRALSQRNSDPTKASRPWDVDRDGFVMGEGAGVLVLEELEHAKQRGAEIYAEFLGGSFTCDAYHMTEPHPEGKGVILCIEKALEDAGVTKEEINYINAHATSTQMGDLKEFEALIRCFGQNPQLRVNSTKSMTGHLLGAAGGIEAVAAIQAIRTGWIHPNINLDNPEKNVDVSMLVGPQKERCDVKVALSNSFGFGGHNSSILFAPFK, from the exons ATGGCGGCTGTGGCACCACCGCTGTGCACCTGGCTCGTCGCGGCATGCTTGTCCGCGGCCTGCGGCGCTGACGACAAGGAGAAGCAGCGGAGGCACCGCGTAGGTGGCGTCGGGGGACTGTTCGGCTCACGCCGCCGCCTCGGTGCCTGTCGCCGCGGCGGGGCGCGTTCTG GAATGGCCATGGCTATTGCTTTGCATCCTGAAAGGGGAGCTGtggaaaacaagaaaaatgataTCAAAAGGAGGGTGGTTGTCACTGGCATGGGTGTAGTGACGCCATTAGGCCATGATCCCGATGAATTCTACAATAACCTTCTACAGGGTCTCAGTGGAATAAGCGAGATAGAAGCATTCGACTGCTCTAACTATCCCACG AGAATTGCGGGAGAAATCAAATCATTTTCGACAGATGGTTGGGTTGCACCAAAGCTAGCTAGGCGAATGGACAAGTTCATGCAATATTTGGTAACTGCTGGAAAGAAAGCATTGGAAAATGCTGGAATCACTGAAGAAATCATGAACGATTTGGAAAAATCAAGATGTGGGATTCTCATTGGGTCTGCTATGGGTGGCATGAAG GTTTTCAGTGATGCGATTGAAGCATTGAGAGTCTCCTACAAGAAAATGAACCCATTTTGCGTACCTTTTGCTACTACAAATATGGGTTCTGCAATACTTGCTATGGATCTG GGCTGGATGGGCCCAAACTACTCTATTTCTACGGCTTGTGCTACCAGTAACTTCTGCATTCTGAATGCAGCTAATCATATCAGAAAGGGGGAAACT GATGTGATGCTCTGTGGTGGTTCTGATGCACCAATCATCCCAATTG GATTGGGAGGTTTTGTGGCCTGTAGAGCTCTTTCACAGAGAAACAGTGATCCAACAAAAGCTTCTCGGCCTTGGGATGTG GATCGTGATGGATTTGTCATGGGAGAAGGGGCTGGTGTGCTTGTTTTGGAagaacttgagcatgcaaag CAAAGAGGTGCGGAAATATATGCTGAATTTTTGGGAGGAAGCTTCACATGTGATGCATACCACATGACAGAGCCACATCCTgaag ggAAAGGGGTTATTCTTTGCATTGAAAAAGCATTAGAAGATGCAGGAGTAACGAAGGAAGAGATTAACTATATAAACGCCCATGCAACATCTACACAGATGGGTGATTTGAAGGAATTTGAAGCTCTCATCCGTTGTTTTGGCCAGAATCCTCAG CTAAGAGTGAACTCAACAAAGTCAATGACAGGCCATTTGCTAGGAGCTGCAGGTGGAATAGAAGCTGTCGCTGCTATACAA GCTATAAGAACAGGTTGGATCCATCCAAATATCAATCTGGATAACCCGGAGAAAAATGTg GATGTCAGCATGCTAGTGGGTCCACAGAAGGAGAGATGTGATGTGAAGGTGGCGCTATCAAACTCATTTGGATTCGGCGGGCACAACTCATCGATTTTGTTTGCACCCTTCAAGTGA
- the LOC133915973 gene encoding small ribosomal subunit protein uS2-like, translating to MAAATAGGAPRALSQREQDIQMMLAADVQLGTKNCDFQMERYVFKRRSDGIFIINLGKTWEKLQLAARVIVAIENPQDIIVQSARPYGQRAVLKFAQYTGAHAIAGRHTPGTFTNQLQTSFSEPRLLILTDPRTDHQPIKESALGNIPTIAFCDTDSPMRYVDIGIPANNKGKQSIGCLFWLLARMVLQMRGTILPGHKWDVMVDLFFYRDPEEAKELEEEEAPIAPEYAAVADYGAPTADTWGNDQWGTAEVQPAAVPAAPVGTEWGTAPAPVAAEGWDPAAVPPPAAAPAPAPTGWEEGSAPAPTGWQ from the exons ATGGCGGCAGCGACGGCAGGTGGCGCCCCACGGGCGCTCTCCCAGCGGGAGCAGGACATCCAGATGATGCTGGCGGCCGACGTGCAGCTGGGCACCAAGAACTGCGACTTCCAGATGGAGCGCTACGTCTTCAAGCGCCGATCCGACG GCATTTTCATTATTAACCTTGGCAAGACCTGGGAGAAGCTTCAGCTGGCTGCCAGAGTGATTGTTGCGATTGAGAACCCACAGGACATCATCGTCCAGTCTGCTAGGCCTTATGGTCAGAGGGCTGTCCTCAAGTTTGCACAGTACACTGGCGCTCATGCCATCGCTGGCAGGCACACTCCTGGTACATTCACCAACCAGCTCCAAACCTCATTCAGCGAGCCACGTCTTCTCATCCTGACCGATCCTAGGACTGATCATCAG CCCATTAAGGAGTCTGCTCTTGGGAACATCCCCACCATTGCTTTCTGTGACACTGATTCTCCTATGCGCTATGTTGATATTGGCATTCCTGCCAACAACAAGGGGAAGCAGAGCATTGGTTGCCTCTTCTGGCTGCTTGCAAGAATGGTTCTACAGATGCGTGGCACAATTCTCCCAGGACATAAGTGGGACGTCATG GTTGACCTTTTCTTCTATAGGGATCCAGAGGAAGCAAAGGAGCTGGAAGAAGAGGAGGCTCCTATAGCTCCAGAGTATGCTGCAGTGGCTGATTATGGTGCTCCCACAGCTGATACCTGGGGAAATGACCAATGGGGCACCGCAGAGGTTCAACCTGCTGCCGTCCCTGCTGCACCTGTTGGCACTGAGTGGGGTACTGCTCCAG CTCCTGTGGCTGCTGAAGGCTGGGATCCAGCTGCTGTCCCTCCTccggctgctgctcctgctcctgcccCCACTGGTTGGGAAGAAGGCAGTGCCCCAGCCCCAACCGGCTGGCAGTAA